A window of Gadus chalcogrammus isolate NIFS_2021 chromosome 16, NIFS_Gcha_1.0, whole genome shotgun sequence contains these coding sequences:
- the vaspb gene encoding LOW QUALITY PROTEIN: vasodilator-stimulated phosphoprotein (The sequence of the model RefSeq protein was modified relative to this genomic sequence to represent the inferred CDS: deleted 3 bases in 2 codons) → MSESSICQARATVMIYDDGNKKWLPAGTGPQAFSRVQIYHNPTNNAFRVVGRKMQTDQQVVINCPIVKGLKYNQATPNFHQWRDARQVWGLNFGSKEDATLFANGMSHALEVLGSMADAGYATLPRPVSNGPSPEELEQQRRAEQQKLEQLERERQEKERNERERLERERMERERQAAAVSIPPAPPAPPMGAGAPPPPPPPPPPPPGPPPPPSGGGGPPPGGGIPPPPGPPPQLGAGAPPPPPLPPGGGGDSGGGGGGGLGGLAGALAAAKLRKASKQEDAGAALGRTDSSRSSNSSSGGGGGGGGGGGGLMGEMSAILARRRKAADTGEKVPAKTQDNDDSESASQNDTRKPWEKSSMSRINSVSKNMDSTSSLPQGSRVKTGGGAGNGNDAGGGDDTDLEKMKQEILDEVRKELQKVKEEIIGAFVQELQKRST, encoded by the exons ATGAG TGAGTCGAGTATCTGCCAGGCTCGGGCCACGGTGATGATCTACGACGATGGCAACAAGAAGTGGCTGCCGGCGGGCACCGGGCCACAGGCCTTCAGCAGGGTGCAGATCTACCACAACCCCACCAACAATGCCTTCAGGGTGGTGGGGCGCAAGATGCAGACGGACCAACAG GTGGTCATCAACTGTCCAATCGTGAAGGGTCTGAAGTACAACCAGGCCACGCCCAACTTCCACCAGTGGCGTGACGCGCGGCAGGTCTGGGGGCTGAACTTTGGCAGTAAGGAGGACGCCACGCTGTTCGCCAACGGCATGAGTCACGCGCTGGAGGTGCTCGGCTCCATGGCAGACGCAG GTTACGCCACCCTCCCCCGCCCAGTGTCCAATGGCCCGTCCccagaggagctggagcagcagcGGAG AGCCGAGCAGCAGAAGCTGgaacagctggagagagagcgccaggagaaggagaggaatgagagagagaggctggaaagggagaggatggagagagagagacaagctgCTGCAG tttccattcccccagctcccccagctccccctaTGGGCGCGGGGGCtcccccgccgccaccaccgccccctcctccaccccccggcccgcctcctcccccctctggggGCGGCGGCCCT CCCCCTGGTGGCGggatccctccccctcctggacCACCTCCACAACTCGGGGCAGGTGCCCCACCCCCGCCGCCGTTGCCCCCCGGTGGC GGAGGGGatagcggaggaggaggaggaggggggttaggAGGCCTGGCAGGGGCACTGGCAGCAGCTAAACTCCGGAAAGCATCCAAG CAGGAGGATGCGGGGGCTGCTCTGGGGAGGACCGACTCCAGCCGCAGCTCTAACTCTTccagtggagggggagggggtggaggtggaggaggcggaggtctGATGGGGGAGATGAGTGCCATACTGGCACGGAG GAGAAAAGCTGCAGACACTGGAGAGAAGGTGCCTGCAAAGACACAGGATAAT GATGATTCTGAGTCTGCCAGCCAGAACG ACACTCGTAAACCGTGGGAGAAGTCGTCGATGAGCAG GATAAACTCCGTCTCCAAGAACATGGACTCCACTTCCTCATTGCCCCAGGGTTCCAG GGTGAAGACGGGGGGCGGTGCTGGTAATGGTAATGATGCCGGAGGAGGCGACGACACAGATCTTGAGAAAATGAAACAG GAAATCCTAGATGAGGTGAGGAAGGAGCTACAAAAAGTCAAGGAGGAGATCATTGGAG CCTTTGTTCAGGAGCTTCAGAAGAGAAGCACATGA